From Panicum hallii strain FIL2 chromosome 2, PHallii_v3.1, whole genome shotgun sequence, a single genomic window includes:
- the LOC112883081 gene encoding la-related protein 6C-like yields MAQESSDVVVNKCTTNSKAGTNSEEDGGGGADRDRPLVVSSSAPATPFKFNVHAPEFVPMSPNAASPMSAPAGGYYSPFMQMQAGLTPDWSFFHDHEPVFFMPDFAHAKFGAAAAAAGSNSAQAKGTGATADVTQKIVKQVEYQFSDINLVANEFLLKIMNKDTEGYVPLSVIASWKKIKSLGATNQMLVKALRTSTKLIVSDDGKKVRRRQPFTEKHKEELQSRMIIAENLPEDSSRNSLEKIFGVVGSVKNIKICHPQEPSTARAASKSDTLVSNKMHALVEYETSQQAEKAVEKLNDERNWRKGLRVRTVLRRSPKSVMRLKRPDFDHFVGSDDDSPHSQMSSDSPTADNSSPEAHQTQQDADHQNGGIKQQKGWARGRGKLHVTAPHSPQSAPAGMVGHFDPSSPRQQAKCPSSPGSRQQQASSQKCPFSPRQPPPQGPRMPDGTRGFTMGRGKPPATSSSSPPAPRPVAAAPTTPAPVLV; encoded by the exons ATGGCGCAGGAGAGCAGCGACGTCGTCGTCAACAAGTGCACCACCAATTCCAAGGCCGGGACCAATTCcgaggaagacggcggcggcggtgccgatCGCGACAGACCACTGGTGGTGTCGTCGTCAGCGCCGGCGACGCCGTTCAAGTTCAACGTGCACGCGCCCGAGTTCGTGCCCATGTCGCCCAACGCCGCCAGCCCCATGTCGGCGCCGGCGGGAGGCTACTACTCGCCCTTCATGCAGATGCAGGCCGGCCTCACGCCCGACTGGAGCTTCTTCCACGATCACGAGCCCGTCTTCTTCATGCCGGACTTCGCGCACGCCAAGTTCggcgccgcagccgcagccgccgggAGCAACAGCGCGCAGGCTAAGGGGACCGGCGCCACCGCGGACGTCACGCAGAAGATTGTCAAGCAGGTGGAGTACCAGTTCAGCGACATCAATCTGGTGGCCAACGAGTTCTTGCTCAAGATCATGAACAAAGACACAGAAGGCTACG TTCCGCTGTCGGTGATTGCGTCCTGGAAGAAGATCAAGTCTCTCGGGGCAACCAACCAGATGCTGGTGAAGGCTCTTCGCACCTCCACAAAGCTT ATTGTCAGCGATGACGGCAAGAAAGTCCGGCGCAGGCAGCCATTCACTGAGAAGCACAAGGAAGAACTGCAGTCTCGCATGATCATAGCAGAGAATCTGCCGGAGGACTCGTCAAGAAACAGCCTCGAGAAGATCTTTGGTGTCGTCGGAAG CGTGAAGAACATCAAGATATGCCATCCACAGGAGCCTAGCACGGCAAGGGCGGCTTCCAAGTCAGACACACTAGTGAGCAATAAGATGCACGCACTCGTGGAGTACGAGACCTCACAGCAAGCTGAGAAAGCAGTGGAGAAGCTGAACGATGAGCGGAACTGGAGGAAAGGCCTCCGCGTCCGCACCGTGCTCAGGCGCTCG cccaagtccgtgatgaggCTGAAGCGGCCAGATTTCGACCACTTTGTGGGCTCCGACGACGACTCGCCGCACTCCCAGATGTCGTCCGACTCCCCGACGGCGGACAACTCATCACCTGAGGCTCAT CAGACGCAGCAGGATGCTGATCACCAGAATGGGGGGATCAAGCAGCAGAAAGGGTGGGCGAGAGGACGAGGGAAGCTTCACGTGACGGCGCCGCACAGCCCGCAGTCCGCTCCGGCCGGCATGGTCGGGCACTTCGACCCCTCCAGCCCGAGGCAGCAGGCCAAGTGCCCGTCCAGCCccggcagcaggcagcagcaggcTTCCTCCCAGAAGTGCCCCTTCAGCCCCAGGCAGCCTCCTCCCCAGGGCCCCAGGATGCCTGACGGCACGCGCGGCTTCACCATGGGCCGGGGCAAGCCACCGGcaacgtcgtcgtcgtcgccgccggcgccccggccagtggcggcggcgccgacgacTCCTGCTCCAGTCCTTGTTTAG